One Pseudomonadales bacterium genomic region harbors:
- the dprA gene encoding DNA-protecting protein DprA, translated as MNVTDSKQLGPWLALFHMSFPLKVSLGLIQYFGSPSALLSASDTELESLGVSEKIRAAIRRYQEHPQSGKLYDLINASLLWAHEPNRHLITLDDHRYPPRLKEITAPPLLLFVQGSPALLATPQMAVVGSRHASPSGIETANLFARQLAERGLTITSGLALGVDGASHQGALMTGRPTIAVMATGADQVYPRRHFDLAQEICQQGALITEFPLGTTPKPAYFPQRNRVISGLSLGVLVVEAALRSGSLITARYAVEQGREVFAMPGSIHNPTTKGCHEMIRQGAKLVETLDDILEELSPQLLADVQSSGQGSEVKESEAEELCGMSRQVLDLVSHEVTSMDLLVERSGLPVVKLSQILMQLELDNRVVNVAGGFIRKISRR; from the coding sequence ATGAACGTAACAGATAGCAAACAATTAGGGCCATGGTTGGCCCTTTTTCATATGTCCTTCCCGTTAAAAGTCAGTCTCGGATTAATCCAATATTTCGGTAGTCCGTCTGCGCTCTTGAGCGCCAGTGATACTGAGTTGGAAAGCTTAGGGGTTAGTGAAAAAATTAGGGCGGCCATTCGACGTTACCAAGAACATCCGCAAAGTGGCAAACTATACGATCTAATCAATGCATCCTTATTATGGGCGCATGAGCCTAATCGACACCTGATCACATTAGATGACCATCGTTATCCCCCGCGTTTGAAAGAAATTACTGCGCCGCCGTTACTACTATTTGTACAGGGTTCCCCAGCACTGCTTGCAACCCCCCAAATGGCAGTGGTGGGAAGTCGGCATGCAAGCCCTAGCGGCATCGAGACAGCTAATCTTTTTGCTCGCCAGTTGGCCGAGCGTGGCCTGACAATCACTAGCGGCTTAGCCTTAGGGGTGGACGGTGCAAGCCATCAGGGAGCCCTGATGACTGGACGACCGACTATCGCCGTGATGGCAACTGGGGCCGATCAAGTTTACCCGCGTCGGCATTTTGACCTTGCACAAGAGATTTGCCAACAAGGTGCGCTAATTACAGAGTTTCCACTTGGAACAACACCAAAACCTGCATATTTTCCACAGCGAAATCGTGTTATCAGCGGGTTAAGTTTGGGCGTGTTGGTCGTTGAAGCGGCGTTACGAAGTGGCTCGCTTATTACCGCGCGTTATGCAGTTGAGCAGGGTCGAGAAGTCTTTGCCATGCCTGGATCTATCCATAATCCCACCACCAAAGGCTGTCATGAAATGATTCGCCAGGGCGCTAAGCTGGTTGAAACCCTGGATGATATTTTGGAGGAATTGAGCCCGCAATTGTTAGCGGATGTTCAATCGTCAGGGCAAGGTTCTGAGGTAAAGGAGTCAGAAGCTGAAGAGCTTTGCGGAATGTCTCGGCAAGTGCTTGACCTGGTGAGCCATGAAGTAACCTCAATGGATCTGTTGGTGGAGCGCTCAGGGTTGCCGGTCGTTAAACTGAGTCAAATTTTAATGCAATTAGAGTTAGATAACCGAGTAGTGAATGTTGCAGGAGGTTTTATTCGGAAAATTTCCCGAAGATAA
- a CDS encoding LysM peptidoglycan-binding domain-containing protein produces the protein MRKVLFGFLTALLLSVAAYAEHHEGDNPLRLDHPDSYVVKKGDTLWDISETFLKTPWLWPEIWQVNPQIENPHLIYPGDVISLIYVGGKPRLVLQRGDGSRTVKLTPQARIEPLDTVIPAIPLDAIDAFLNRSRVVDAKTLDDASYVIAGHEGRIVSGGGDKLYSRDNQDGGVKLYSSYGVYRPGKRYVDPDTGEDLGMEAFEVGLGKIVQKEGDIATMRVNTSNEEVRLNDRLLPTEEAKVIPTFFPSSPAQEVEAKIISVLGGVSQVGQFDVVAINKGEREDIKVGNVLAIYHRGGKVKDRIRKEVVQLPSERAGILMVFRVFEKMSYGLVLKAQRPLAVLDELKNP, from the coding sequence ATGAGGAAAGTGCTTTTTGGGTTCCTGACTGCTCTGCTGTTGTCGGTGGCGGCCTACGCAGAGCATCACGAGGGGGACAACCCGCTGCGATTGGATCACCCTGATAGCTACGTGGTTAAAAAGGGAGATACGCTTTGGGATATTTCAGAGACGTTCTTAAAAACCCCTTGGTTATGGCCAGAAATTTGGCAAGTAAACCCACAGATTGAAAACCCGCATCTGATCTACCCAGGGGATGTCATTAGTTTGATCTATGTTGGCGGTAAACCACGGCTGGTATTACAGCGTGGCGACGGCAGCAGAACTGTTAAATTGACGCCCCAAGCGCGCATTGAGCCTTTGGATACAGTGATTCCAGCGATTCCCCTCGATGCTATCGACGCTTTCCTCAATCGCAGCCGTGTGGTTGATGCGAAGACTTTAGATGACGCTTCCTATGTGATTGCTGGACATGAGGGGCGAATTGTTTCGGGCGGTGGTGATAAACTATATTCACGTGACAATCAGGATGGTGGCGTTAAGCTATACTCATCCTATGGTGTGTATCGACCGGGTAAAAGATATGTCGATCCTGATACAGGCGAAGACCTCGGTATGGAAGCCTTTGAAGTGGGTCTTGGTAAGATAGTACAAAAAGAAGGTGATATCGCTACGATGCGGGTTAACACCAGCAACGAAGAAGTACGTCTCAATGATCGCTTATTGCCCACTGAAGAAGCCAAGGTGATACCCACCTTTTTCCCAAGCTCTCCAGCGCAGGAAGTAGAGGCTAAAATTATTTCTGTCTTGGGTGGTGTCAGTCAGGTTGGGCAGTTTGATGTGGTCGCCATAAATAAAGGCGAGCGGGAAGACATCAAAGTTGGTAATGTCTTGGCGATCTACCATCGTGGTGGCAAAGTAAAGGACCGAATTCGCAAAGAAGTAGTGCAATTACCTTCTGAACGAGCGGGCATACTCATGGTGTTCCGAGTCTTTGAAAAAATGAGCTATGGTTTGGTACTAAAAGCACAGCGCCCATTGGCGGTGTTAGATGAGTTAAAAAACCCCTAA
- a CDS encoding peptide deformylase translates to MALLNILKFPDPRLRKIAQPIEEIDDSIRQLAEDMLETMYAAPGIGLAATQVNVQKRLVVMDISEEKNQPLVFINPEIEPIGDEFEEMEEGCLSVPGFYELVKRPAHVIIRAQDKEGQPFEIEDQELLAVCIQHEIDHLNGKLFVDYLSPLKRQRIRKKLVKLERLQL, encoded by the coding sequence ATGGCGTTACTGAACATCCTTAAATTCCCTGATCCCAGACTGCGAAAAATAGCTCAGCCCATTGAAGAAATCGACGACAGCATCCGCCAGCTGGCGGAAGATATGCTGGAAACCATGTACGCCGCTCCCGGCATTGGTTTGGCGGCAACTCAGGTAAATGTACAAAAGCGCTTAGTGGTGATGGATATTTCTGAAGAAAAGAACCAACCGCTCGTTTTTATAAACCCCGAAATCGAGCCTATAGGAGACGAATTTGAAGAAATGGAAGAGGGCTGTCTTTCGGTACCTGGTTTTTATGAGCTGGTTAAACGGCCCGCCCATGTCATTATTCGCGCCCAGGATAAGGAGGGACAGCCGTTTGAAATAGAAGACCAAGAATTGTTAGCCGTCTGTATTCAGCACGAAATAGATCACCTTAACGGCAAGCTTTTCGTTGATTACCTTTCTCCGTTAAAGCGCCAACGCATTCGCAAAAAGCTAGTGAAGTTAGAACGGCTGCAGCTTTGA
- the fmt gene encoding methionyl-tRNA formyltransferase, whose amino-acid sequence MNQPTSITHPLRIVFAGTPDFAAVSLQALLDSSHQVVAVYTQPDRPAGRGRQLTASPVKQLAQLQHIPVFQPTSLKNAEVLAQLTSLDVDLMVVAAYGIILPPLALAIPKYGCINIHASLLPRWRGAAPIQHAILAGDTHSGITIMQMDAGLDTGDMLLKAACDIAPTDTASTLHDRLANLGAKTLLAVLEDLPSIQAQAQKQDNAQASYASKLEKQQARIDWSADAKQLERQVRAFNAWPVAFSELGDHRVRIWLAIALDETSIENPGTIIRATAQGIDVACGKGVLRLLQIQLPGGKTLPVAEVLKAKTTIFCKNDQFSSA is encoded by the coding sequence ATGAATCAACCAACCTCCATCACACATCCTCTACGTATCGTTTTTGCCGGTACCCCTGATTTTGCCGCCGTCAGCCTACAGGCGCTGCTCGATAGCTCGCATCAGGTAGTCGCCGTCTACACCCAGCCTGATCGCCCAGCGGGTAGAGGTCGCCAATTAACCGCCAGTCCGGTTAAACAACTAGCTCAGCTGCAACATATACCAGTCTTTCAACCCACTAGTTTAAAGAACGCTGAGGTACTGGCGCAATTAACATCATTGGATGTCGATCTGATGGTGGTTGCCGCCTATGGCATCATCCTGCCGCCATTAGCACTAGCAATACCCAAGTATGGCTGTATCAATATCCATGCTTCACTATTACCGCGCTGGCGCGGTGCGGCACCGATACAGCATGCCATTCTGGCTGGCGATACCCACTCTGGTATTACTATCATGCAGATGGATGCAGGGTTGGACACTGGCGACATGTTGCTAAAAGCCGCTTGCGATATAGCACCGACGGATACCGCCAGCACCCTGCATGATCGTTTAGCCAACTTAGGAGCCAAGACCTTACTCGCCGTGTTAGAGGATTTACCAAGTATTCAGGCACAAGCGCAAAAACAAGATAACGCCCAAGCCAGCTATGCCTCAAAATTGGAAAAACAGCAGGCTCGTATTGACTGGTCTGCCGATGCGAAACAACTGGAACGGCAAGTACGCGCCTTCAATGCCTGGCCTGTGGCTTTTAGCGAATTGGGTGATCATCGCGTGCGTATCTGGCTTGCAATCGCATTGGACGAAACCAGCATCGAAAATCCCGGTACTATTATTCGAGCTACCGCACAAGGAATTGATGTGGCCTGCGGAAAGGGCGTGCTCCGCTTACTACAAATCCAGCTGCCTGGAGGGAAAACCCTGCCGGTGGCTGAAGTATTGAAAGCAAAAACCACTATTTTTTGTAAAAACGACCAATTCTCTTCTGCTTAA
- the rsmB gene encoding 16S rRNA (cytosine(967)-C(5))-methyltransferase RsmB, whose protein sequence is MDTRAIAAEILSKVLLRQQSLNELLPLRKTPLSPQDEALTQALCYGVCRWQLKLDCLVQRLLDKPLKQKDTDIQALLLLGLYQLLYMRIPAHAAVSETVQACTTLGKPWAMGLVNAVLRRFQRDKDDLFKELSAWQEYKYSHPKWLLARLKQTWPNDWENICAANNTQAPMTLRVNQQQLHRNDYLHLLLENGITAHPCQWAKSGIQLSHACAVNKLPHFERGAVSIQDEAAQLAASLMETAPGMRILDACAAPGGKTCHLLEQQPELGELVAVEYDGNRLLKIAENLKRLGLTATIVKGDATRPEQWWDNRPFDRILLDAPCSAIGVIRRHPDIKLLRRNADIDKLAIQQLAMLTALWPLLKPGGLLLYATCSILPQENEQVIEQFISKTSDAAAQKVTAEWGIAAEFGRYLLPTEGGSDGFYYSKLAKAPSN, encoded by the coding sequence ATGGACACCCGAGCTATTGCCGCTGAAATATTGTCAAAAGTCCTCTTACGCCAACAATCCTTAAACGAACTGCTACCTCTTCGAAAAACTCCGTTAAGCCCTCAGGATGAAGCCCTGACACAGGCGCTGTGCTATGGTGTTTGCCGCTGGCAGCTCAAATTGGATTGCCTTGTCCAAAGGCTTTTGGATAAACCCTTAAAACAAAAAGATACCGATATTCAAGCCCTGCTACTACTTGGCCTTTATCAACTGTTGTATATGCGTATACCCGCCCACGCAGCAGTCAGCGAAACGGTTCAAGCCTGCACCACTTTAGGTAAGCCCTGGGCGATGGGACTTGTCAATGCCGTACTTAGACGCTTCCAACGTGACAAAGATGACCTCTTCAAAGAGCTTTCCGCATGGCAAGAATACAAATATTCACACCCGAAATGGTTATTAGCTCGATTGAAACAAACATGGCCTAATGATTGGGAAAATATCTGTGCTGCAAATAATACGCAAGCACCCATGACGCTGAGAGTAAACCAGCAACAGCTCCATCGAAACGATTATCTTCACCTGTTATTAGAAAACGGTATTACCGCCCACCCCTGCCAATGGGCCAAGTCAGGTATCCAGCTTAGTCATGCCTGCGCTGTCAATAAATTACCACATTTTGAGCGAGGCGCCGTGAGTATTCAGGATGAAGCGGCACAGTTGGCTGCCAGCCTGATGGAAACGGCACCCGGAATGCGGATTCTGGATGCCTGCGCCGCACCCGGTGGAAAAACCTGCCACCTGCTCGAACAACAGCCCGAACTTGGAGAACTCGTCGCGGTGGAATATGACGGTAATCGTCTTCTAAAAATTGCTGAAAACCTAAAGCGGTTGGGTTTAACGGCCACTATAGTCAAAGGTGATGCGACCAGACCTGAGCAATGGTGGGACAACAGACCCTTTGACCGAATTCTACTTGATGCACCTTGCTCCGCAATTGGCGTTATTCGTCGCCATCCCGATATAAAATTACTGCGTCGAAACGCGGATATTGATAAGCTTGCAATCCAACAATTAGCGATGCTCACCGCACTCTGGCCGCTGCTCAAGCCTGGTGGATTATTACTGTACGCTACCTGTTCGATATTACCGCAAGAAAATGAGCAGGTGATCGAACAATTTATCAGCAAAACTAGCGACGCCGCGGCGCAAAAAGTGACTGCCGAATGGGGTATCGCTGCGGAGTTTGGGCGTTATTTATTACCGACGGAAGGGGGCAGTGATGGCTTCTACTATTCGAAGCTTGCCAAAGCTCCATCAAATTAA
- the trkA gene encoding Trk system potassium transporter TrkA: protein MKIIILGAGQVGTTVTETLAGEANDITVVDNDGDKLDQLKDRLDIRTVYGNASSPSVLQMAGAEDADMLIALTSSDETNMIACQVAYTLFHTPHKISRVRSADYLTRGKLFSRTAIPIDEIISPHQEVTNHISRLIKNPGTLQVLDFADGKAQLVAVRAVHGGPLVGNQIRTLREHLPAVDTRVAAIYRKGTAIVPRADTLIEVNDEVFFIAAKRDIRQVMSELRRIDKPYKSVVIVGGGNIGARLAGDLEAQFQVKLLEHDVNRCRALSEELHRTIVLHGDASNKELLLEESIDSADVYCALTNNDEINIMSSMLAKRLGATKVITLINNPAYVDLVQGGDIDIAISPQQITVSRLLRHVRRGDIVTVHSLRRGAAEAIEIIARGDSQSSRVVGKSLDQITLPEGTTIGAIVRDKEVLIAHHHVVIQSDDHIILFLPDKSKVREVERLFQVGISFF, encoded by the coding sequence ATGAAGATAATTATTTTAGGTGCCGGCCAAGTTGGCACCACAGTTACCGAAACCCTAGCCGGTGAGGCAAATGATATTACTGTGGTGGATAACGACGGTGATAAGTTAGATCAGCTCAAGGATCGGCTGGACATTCGCACCGTATATGGCAACGCTTCTTCTCCCAGCGTGTTGCAGATGGCGGGAGCAGAAGACGCTGATATGTTGATCGCTCTAACCAGCAGTGACGAAACCAACATGATCGCCTGTCAAGTAGCTTATACGCTATTTCATACGCCACATAAAATCAGCCGGGTTCGCTCTGCAGACTACCTGACGCGCGGTAAACTTTTCAGCCGCACGGCAATACCCATCGATGAAATCATTAGTCCGCACCAGGAAGTCACCAATCACATCAGCCGTCTTATCAAAAATCCTGGCACACTTCAGGTGCTCGATTTTGCTGACGGTAAAGCACAATTAGTTGCCGTACGTGCGGTGCATGGTGGGCCCTTGGTCGGCAATCAAATTCGTACTTTACGTGAGCATCTACCTGCGGTCGATACCCGCGTAGCCGCAATCTACCGTAAAGGTACAGCCATTGTACCCCGCGCCGACACCCTGATCGAAGTCAATGACGAAGTCTTCTTTATCGCGGCAAAGCGAGATATTCGCCAAGTAATGAGCGAATTGCGTCGTATCGACAAGCCCTACAAAAGCGTAGTGATTGTCGGCGGTGGTAATATTGGCGCACGCCTCGCTGGCGACCTGGAAGCGCAGTTTCAGGTTAAGCTTTTAGAGCACGATGTTAACCGTTGTCGTGCCCTTTCAGAGGAGCTCCATCGCACCATCGTACTGCATGGCGATGCATCTAATAAGGAGCTGTTATTGGAAGAGAGTATTGATAGCGCCGATGTATACTGCGCGCTTACCAATAATGATGAAATCAATATTATGTCCTCCATGCTCGCTAAGCGACTGGGGGCAACAAAAGTAATAACGCTGATAAACAACCCTGCCTACGTTGACTTGGTTCAGGGCGGGGATATCGACATCGCCATTTCCCCTCAGCAAATCACTGTAAGCCGATTACTACGGCATGTCCGACGTGGCGATATTGTGACAGTCCATTCATTACGACGCGGTGCTGCTGAGGCAATCGAAATCATAGCTCGCGGGGATAGCCAATCTTCACGCGTTGTCGGCAAGTCCTTGGACCAAATCACCTTACCTGAAGGAACCACGATTGGCGCTATTGTGCGCGATAAGGAGGTATTGATTGCACATCACCATGTCGTTATTCAAAGCGACGACCACATCATTCTTTTTCTACCCGATAAAAGTAAGGTGCGCGAAGTCGAGCGGTTATTTCAAGTTGGGATAAGTTTCTTTTAA
- a CDS encoding potassium transporter, whose translation MHFTVILRILGILLMVFSLTMVIPLAVGLIYNESASNAFLMAFGITFCTGLLVWLPFQRSKHELRTRDGFIITALFWTVLGLFGALPLYLNQAVSLSLADAVFESISGLTTTGATVITGIDALPNSLLYYRQQLQWLGGMGIIVLAVAILPMLGIGGMQLYRAETPGPVKDSKLTPRITETAKALWYIYASLTLLCFLAYWAAGMSAFDAICHSFSTVAIGGFSTHDASFAYFDSVLLESIAVIFMLISGVNFGLHFLAWRNRRLRHYFHDPEFKFYLTIVGVVVLITFGVLIYSGTYPALKAVRASIFEVVSIATTTGFATADFANWPSLLPFLLFVAAFSGGCAGSTGGGMKVIRILLLYKQGIREVKRLIHPSGVFSIKLGAHSVPERVIEAVWGFFSVYMLVFVFMLMALLATGIDQVTAWSAVGATLNNLGPGLGGVAAHYGDLNDPAKWVLCLSMLLGRLEVFTLIVIFSPMFWRK comes from the coding sequence ATGCATTTCACAGTTATCTTACGCATTCTGGGTATATTGCTCATGGTCTTCAGCCTTACCATGGTAATTCCCTTAGCGGTTGGCCTGATTTATAACGAATCCGCCAGCAACGCATTTCTCATGGCTTTCGGCATTACCTTTTGTACCGGTCTACTAGTCTGGCTGCCCTTCCAAAGGAGTAAACATGAGCTGAGAACCCGAGACGGTTTTATCATCACTGCCCTATTCTGGACGGTGCTGGGGTTGTTCGGTGCTCTACCGCTTTATTTAAATCAAGCGGTTTCTTTAAGCCTTGCGGATGCGGTCTTTGAATCCATATCCGGTTTAACGACTACGGGTGCAACGGTTATTACCGGTATTGACGCACTACCTAATTCATTACTCTATTATCGGCAGCAATTACAATGGTTGGGGGGCATGGGAATCATTGTGCTAGCAGTAGCGATATTACCCATGCTCGGTATTGGTGGTATGCAGCTGTATCGCGCCGAAACACCTGGGCCCGTCAAAGATAGTAAGCTAACCCCGCGTATTACCGAAACAGCCAAAGCACTATGGTATATCTACGCTAGCTTGACGTTACTCTGTTTTCTGGCTTATTGGGCGGCCGGTATGAGTGCTTTTGATGCCATCTGCCATAGCTTTTCCACCGTTGCTATTGGTGGCTTTTCTACCCATGATGCCAGCTTTGCTTACTTCGATAGTGTATTACTAGAATCAATAGCCGTCATTTTTATGCTCATTTCCGGTGTTAATTTTGGCCTTCACTTTCTCGCTTGGCGTAATCGGCGGCTGCGGCACTATTTCCATGATCCAGAATTCAAGTTTTATCTCACCATTGTGGGCGTCGTCGTACTGATAACCTTTGGTGTCCTCATATACAGCGGTACCTATCCAGCCCTCAAAGCCGTTCGCGCTAGCATTTTTGAGGTGGTTTCCATTGCGACTACAACAGGGTTTGCCACCGCAGATTTTGCCAATTGGCCAAGCCTGCTACCCTTTTTACTTTTCGTGGCGGCTTTTTCAGGAGGCTGCGCCGGATCAACAGGTGGCGGCATGAAGGTCATCCGTATTCTTTTGCTCTATAAACAGGGTATTCGTGAAGTTAAGCGCCTGATCCACCCAAGCGGCGTTTTCTCCATCAAATTAGGTGCTCATTCTGTGCCTGAACGAGTCATTGAAGCTGTTTGGGGGTTTTTCTCCGTCTATATGCTGGTGTTCGTTTTTATGTTGATGGCATTGCTTGCTACGGGTATTGACCAAGTAACCGCTTGGTCGGCTGTTGGCGCTACACTCAATAATCTTGGTCCTGGCTTGGGCGGGGTCGCAGCGCATTATGGCGATTTGAACGACCCGGCAAAATGGGTGCTATGCCTGTCGATGTTATTGGGCCGACTTGAGGTCTTTACTTTGATTGTAATTTTCTCTCCCATGTTTTGGCGAAAATAG
- a CDS encoding DMT family transporter gives MSGFLFVITVLFWGSTWIAIKFQLTTVAPEVSLVYRFGIASIIFFLLAIIKRQRLRVAFKDHQFLALLGVMMFGLNYLLTYWAAKSIPTGLLATVFALAPVVNILFELLFFGRRIEPFMLLGAMVGVSGIALIFWPELRHLAVGGDVLFGLVFCLCAITLFSLGSMVSVRNHAAALPVFTCNAYGMAYGAFFLGLFAIVNGKVFTFDPSFSYTASLAYLIIVGTVLSFFCYLTLIARIGPSKAAYTTIFFPIVALLISTLYENFQWTTMNFAGVMLALSSSLFVIRRSSPSS, from the coding sequence ATGAGTGGTTTTCTGTTTGTTATTACCGTTTTATTCTGGGGGTCAACCTGGATCGCGATTAAATTTCAGCTCACCACCGTGGCGCCAGAAGTTTCTCTGGTTTATCGATTCGGTATCGCCTCCATTATTTTTTTCCTGCTAGCAATAATTAAGAGACAACGGTTAAGGGTTGCTTTTAAAGACCATCAATTCCTCGCACTCCTGGGAGTGATGATGTTTGGTCTGAATTATTTATTAACCTATTGGGCGGCAAAATCCATTCCGACCGGGCTACTTGCAACAGTATTTGCTCTTGCACCGGTGGTGAATATTCTCTTTGAACTACTCTTTTTTGGTCGTCGTATTGAGCCATTTATGCTCTTGGGCGCAATGGTGGGGGTCTCTGGTATCGCACTCATTTTTTGGCCTGAGTTGAGACATTTAGCCGTCGGAGGCGATGTACTCTTTGGCTTAGTTTTCTGCCTCTGTGCGATCACTCTGTTTTCGTTAGGCAGTATGGTATCAGTCAGGAATCACGCAGCGGCTTTGCCAGTATTTACTTGTAATGCCTACGGCATGGCTTACGGCGCCTTTTTTCTAGGCCTGTTTGCAATAGTGAATGGCAAAGTATTTACCTTTGATCCGAGCTTCTCGTATACGGCGTCACTGGCCTATTTGATTATAGTGGGTACAGTGCTTTCTTTTTTTTGTTATTTAACGCTGATAGCTAGAATCGGCCCAAGTAAGGCTGCCTATACCACTATCTTTTTCCCGATAGTCGCTTTGCTCATTTCTACGCTTTATGAAAATTTCCAATGGACAACAATGAACTTTGCTGGCGTCATGCTGGCGCTCTCCAGCAGCCTGTTTGTTATACGTAGATCCAGTCCATCGAGCTGA